ACAATGACAATCGAGTTTAAAACCATTACAATATGAGAACCAATCAGTCAAAAAGTCCTAATATAACATAAGCCTCTTTATACTCTAATGTCTAATCTCTTAACACTTATACAACTTCCTTCCCCACTTTGGGGGAAAACATATCTTGACAGGCTTCTGAAATGGAGAACCATTTCTTTGGACTGGGTAACCGTCCGTTAAGAGTTAATCCCAAAATGATTCGTGGCCTAAACAATGATTCTCTTGTTGATTCGACTTGATGCTAACCACAGTCTATACCCACTCTTCAACGTGACCTAGACACATGTTTACAGATGTTGTACACAAATGCAGTTTTCATGACACCAGTTGTATGGTAGACTGGTAGTTGACACATTTTGCTATCTACGGAAGTGAATATTAACAAAAGCAGGCTGCAAAAACAGAGTCTGCTGAACTGAAAGAGCAAGGGGCAAAACTggatgaaaaagaaatgaagatATCCTCTTCGTCCTGCAATCTGTAATGCCAGCTTCGGGTCCTGATAAGCcaataaaatatttaagattattattattatcatcgaTCAATATCTTCCTGCATTAAACAGGCAAGAGAAAGATCGATTTTCAATCTGTTACAAAGTCTATTGTTGTGCTCATTCAATATACCTGGCTTAATTTTGAACTTAAGGGTATGTGGAGGCCTTCGTAAGATAAACTTGATTGGATGGTCAGTCGACTGTCTATGACGATCAGCTGCAGAAATAAGCTGCAaacagatatatacatataacagcTTTTATATAGAGCCTAAGTTATGCCATAATGTAAGTGCTCAAAAAAGGAAACTTAAGTCGATAATGGAATGTTTAAAATGGCACACTTATGAAGTCATAACTTGTATAGAAGACTAACCTTTTCATCAAATCTAAATAGAGACTGATCAAAATAGGGTGAAGGACTCTGAGACTGACAATTAAATGGCAAAGAGGCCATCACTTTCTTAACAAACTGCATGTATAAAGTGACAATAAAAGGTCATGCAATGAAGCTTCAAAGGACCTTGAAACCGTGCCCTTTAACTTATGAGATCAGAactgaacatttttcaattaaaCATTTGATACTGATATTGTTCCAAAGAAAAAACCAACAATTAGCTGCTGTCAAAAGTCAGAGTGCgcatttttttttgaattccATAGTGACTTGGCTTTGGGGTGGTTTCTCCGTGGACAATGCCACCTTAAATCGTTTTTTATGGAAAGGGTAAATAGTGTAATATCAAGAAACTGAGAAAGTAGGATGAAGAAACATAAAACAGAGATCTTACCAAAGAAAAGCTTGTAGCTTTATTTTTACTGCTTCTCAATTGCTCGAGAGCATGAATGTTATTTGAGTGAGAGGATATAAAATTCATATATGGGGTATTTTTGGACGGTACATGGAAATGATCACAAAACTGTTCAAACAACATATAGAGCTCATCCGAGGACATCTGCAAGATATTTCGAGGTAAAATTGATTTGGTAAGCAGAGAAAATATTATAACTTCCCTTATACAAACTTTAAGAACTAAGAAACTCCACGTACTAATGTAAATACATATACCTGATAAAAGGCAATAATTTCTGTTGATTCCATGTTATATACAGCAAAAAATGCAGGGTGGTTATCAGCATTTCGGGACACCTGTATCACGTGGACAACAAATGACAGAGCATGTGTTTGATATTATGAAGCACAAGTATTTCATACGCACCAAGTGTAGTTACTTGTAATATGAAAACATGTGATGTCTATTAGTCTATACATTCTCTCTCTATACAATTACGATCTCTTATAGtaaaaagacaacaaatggtAAGAATAGGAATGCTTACTGCTCCATCAACACTTCCAAACTTGATTAGTAAGTGATGCCGGTCCAGAAATTGCACCTACCCAAAAGAAGAGAACAACATTTTCATCACTTTTTGGGAACAGAACACAGAAAGTATTAGAGAAGTCAAAGCCTACCTTCCATATAATCAAGTCAACATAATCTTGAAAGTGAAAATAAAACTTCTTCTTAAGGGATTGAATTCTCTGAATAAACAAATGATTAGATCATTAAGCAGAGAAACCACATGTGACAAACATGACATATAAAATGCACAAACATGTATATACTCAGAAATTAATGGGGTGTTTGGTTGTACGTTTTTAAAGTGATTATATGACATGGTACTAATCAgaaccaaaaattcaaaataaatattCATAACAAAACCAGCAGTATCAGAGGTATATGGATGTGTTTCTATTGTTTCGAGTTGTAATAGTCAGATACCTACATGTTAGAGTGTCAATCAGACTATTAAGCAACTTTAATAGATAATACGATCAAAAACTGTTTTATTCTAGAAGTGCAGACATTTTGTTAGATAGTGTGAAAGTCTTCCAAAATTAGATACAAAGAAATAGGTAAATAACCTATTTACCAGTTTCATTGCAGCTGGTTTATTACCTGAATATCCAAAATGAATGTTCAACTTTTATAATAAAGAATCAGTTCAAAAGGACAGATCCAAACACCCGGCAACAAAAAGTTTGATAGTTGATGACCAACCATAGTTTCATCTGTTTCTTCATTACGTATCCCCCGGACTATAAAAGAAAGCAATCTTTGCTTTATACCACTCAGGAAAGGGTTTTCTTGAGCTGGCGGTTCAAGATTTGGGGCATTCATAGCATGATTCATGGGCATGTGTTGTGATTGACTTTTGTCAATATTTGAAATGGTCTGCAACATAAACCAAGTTATGTAAATTCAAAATGTTTCTCCAAAACCAAAACAACTGCAGAAGATGACTGCAGGCCATATAAATCACTCTAGCATAAATGGATTTGATCATATTATATGTGCACTTTTTTGTTGAAGCTAATAGAGTTGAGGTTTTGGTGGATATAGAGCACAAAAAAGTTAACACACGACCAGATGTTTTCTACACGTTCACAGTCAATACCAACCTCATGTTTTGTAGCATTTGATATACGTAAAGCACTCAAGCAAGATTACATTACACATCATGGTCATCGTTAATTAATGTGTTTATTTTCATCTCTTccattagaaaagaaaaatactcCGTGTCATATAAAAGTCGCAAGATCCATTTTGAGGCCGTGCATCGAGTGTAACATTTTTATGTCGGCATATTGCAAGTTAAACTCATTAATctttatatttacaaaatatttatTGAGCATATTCCACTTGTCAATTGTCATTGCGAGAGATAGGATACAGCAGAAAGCAAAGAGTCTCCTTGCATAGTCAAATCGAAAGGTACTGAGGTCATATGACTACAGCCTCTACAGTTTGCAAAATGATCAGGTTGAGTAAAGGGTCAAAATGGGTAGTTTTTGGTACTGGTCACAGGTCTGGTGGGGTTGACCACTTGACCCAATATACTTTTGGTGTAAATTTTTTAGTGTTTTGCCCATACCTAGTttgtcaaatatggttacaaATATAATCCATTGTATTAATAATCTAATgtaatatataacattaaatcTACACTATTGCTGATTTTCCACCCGTTTCAACCTTTTAAACTAaacattttttctattttatcaGGCTGACAAGTTAGAGATAAAATTTAACACGAATCGGCATTCGAAATGAAATGCCCCATCATCACCAAAGACAACTCGAATACACCATGTGCCTAGTCCCTAACTCtcaaaaaatggaaaatgattcaACTTTTGATACTACAGAAGTACAGCTACAAACCCACAAACTTTGGTAATCAGATCTGAAAAGTTTATGTATGTTTGTCTTGCTTGTAAAGTAAGACCTCAAGTTATAGACCATACAAGGCTAGAAAAAGTGAAGCAGATACACTAGAAAACTTAATAAGCCAAGTAAATACCTTTAAAGATTTTTCAAATGCATGAATATTCTCTATGGGGCATATGTTAAAATTGCTTTTACTCTATCACAAAAAAGTATTTAATGGAAAAAGTCTCTGTGACGTTAGAAAGGTAACAGTTTAACACTTGAAAAACTTGGATCATGCTTGATTTCCATAAGTCAAATGGCTTGAGCTCAAGGATATTACTAGAAAGAAAATGTGTTTGATGAGTCAAAAAAGGGGTTTAAGGTCATCTAAAGAGTATTGAaaagcataaaaaaaaaaaaaaaaaaaaaaaacccttccatttcattttattataaaacttagaacttttttttaacttactaAACAGGTTTTTCATAATCATGCTTTAGCACATTATATATCATTAGAATgagtttaaaatcatatatgaagaAGTGTTTGCAGATCAACAAAGAAACCATAACTTTAGTACTTGCCTGGGCACTGGAATTAATAAAAAGTTCATCATCTTCATGACAAAATTCCCCGATTGCCCTTACATCAACAAGACTGCCAGAATCCCTAATCTGAAGTATGTGAATATGCTGATAACGAAGAGAGACTATTGCGAGTaaatcttcaaataaaaaaacaccCATGCTATGTGC
The sequence above is drawn from the Erigeron canadensis isolate Cc75 chromosome 4, C_canadensis_v1, whole genome shotgun sequence genome and encodes:
- the LOC122595513 gene encoding light-mediated development protein DET1 isoform X1, producing MFRSNNITARLFERQIHTPAPGTTVHRARRFYENIVPGSTIYDVECPDHSFRKFTEDGKYLISFSRNHQDLIVYRPTWLSFSCKQEDCETQDLPVKAKKFESFFTQLYSVPLATASELICKDFFLYVETNQFGLFATSTAQIYDAPATGGAIQGVPSIEKITFHLLRLEDGAILDARVFCNDYINLAHSMGVFLFEDLLAIVSLRYQHIHILQIRDSGSLVDVRAIGEFCHEDDELFINSSAQTISNIDKSQSQHMPMNHAMNAPNLEPPAQENPFLSGIKQRLLSFIVRGIRNEETDETMRIQSLKKKFYFHFQDYVDLIIWKVQFLDRHHLLIKFGSVDGAVSRNADNHPAFFAVYNMESTEIIAFYQMSSDELYMLFEQFCDHFHVPSKNTPYMNFISSHSNNIHALEQLRSSKNKATSFSLFVKKVMASLPFNCQSQSPSPYFDQSLFRFDEKLISAADRHRQSTDHPIKFILRRPPHTLKFKIKPGPEAGITDCRTKRISSFLFHPVLPLALSVQQTLFLQPAFVNIHFRR
- the LOC122595513 gene encoding light-mediated development protein DET1 isoform X2, whose amino-acid sequence is MFRSNNITARLFERQIHTPAPGTTVHRARRFYENIVPGSTIYDVECPDHSFRKFTEDGKYLISFSRNHQDLIVYRPTWLSFSCKQEDCETQDLPVKAKKFESFFTQLYSVPLATASELICKDFFLYVETNQFGLFATSTAQIYDAPATGGAIQGVPSIEKITFHLLRLEDGAILDARVFCNDYINLAHSMGVFLFEDLLAIVSLRYQHIHILQIRDSGSLVDVRAIGEFCHEDDELFINSSAQTISNIDKSQSQHMPMNHAMNAPNLEPPAQENPFLSGIKQRLLSFIVRGIRNEETDETMRIQSLKKKFYFHFQDYVDLIIWKVQFLDRHHLLIKFGSVDGAVSRNADNHPAFFAVYNMESTEIIAFYQMSSDELYMLFEQFCDHFHVPSKNTPYMNFISSHSNNIHALEQLRSSKNKATSFSLLISAADRHRQSTDHPIKFILRRPPHTLKFKIKPGPEAGITDCRTKRISSFLFHPVLPLALSVQQTLFLQPAFVNIHFRR